Proteins found in one Neodiprion lecontei isolate iyNeoLeco1 chromosome 6, iyNeoLeco1.1, whole genome shotgun sequence genomic segment:
- the LOC107218511 gene encoding probable dolichyl pyrophosphate Glc1Man9GlcNAc2 alpha-1,3-glucosyltransferase isoform X1 — protein sequence MSSRKKNEESVKTVEPSEKEAKENTAAVEDPSNRSSRSFWFLCALIACVKLLLSPTYHSTDFEVHRNWLAITHSLPIKEWYVNAKSEWTLDYPPFFAWFEYFLSNFAKSVDPKMLNVNNLGYASVATKIFQRSTVIVTDFVYAYGVKELSQTLHQDEKSFATLIVLTLCNVGLLIVDHIHFQYNGFLLGVLMLSLSKVTRISKESQVLQGAFWFTVLLNLKHIYVYVAPAFIVWLLRMYCFKNRQCLVRILILGSIVILTTTLSFGPFISQLPQVITRLFPFKRGLVHAYWAANAWALYTGCDKVLSIIWKQFGWSTASGAASMTAGLVQENVYAVLPTPTPVATFVITFTMMLPSLWVLFIRNSHKTPQHFIRCVVLCGLTSFMFGWHVHEKAILTAIIPLCALATIDAGDAKIFIILSAAGHTALLPLLHQIIFAPLRILLLLTYTSITIISLFNLHNKSLLSNYEWLYMSWLLFLPVYENVLHKLLFGDRLPFLPLALTSLYCAVGVTYSWLYLNITFFRDGKYTTETAVTLDGSKKKIKVL from the exons ATGTCGTCGCGGAAAAAGAACGAAGAATCTGTAAAAACTGTCGAACCTTCGGAAAAAGAGGCAAAGGAAAATACGGCAGCAGTGGAAGATCCTTCTAACAGATCAAGTCGGTCCTTTTGGTTTCTCTGCGCCTTGATAGCATGTGTCAAACTTCTTCTATCTCCCACATA TCACTCGACGGACTTTGAAGTGCACCGAAATTGGCTTGCAATAACTCACAGCTTGCCGATTAAAGAATGGTATGTCAATGCAAAATCCGAGTGGACCTTGGACTACCCGCCTTTTTTTGCCTGGTTCGAATACTTTCTCAGTAATTTTGCGAAGTCTGTTGATCCGAAAATGCTGAATGTGAACAATCTTGGGTATGCGTCTGTGgcaacaaaaatatttcaacgttCGACTGTCATTGTTACGGACTTTGTATATGCATATGGTGTTAAAGA ACTAAGCCAAACGCTTCACCAGGATGAAAAAAGCTTTGCCACGTTGATAGTTTTAACTTTGTGCAACGTTGGACTACTGATCGTTGATCACATTCATTTCCAGTACAATGGATTTCTGCTCGGTGTACTTATGTTGTCTTTGTCCAAAGTTACCAGGATTTCGAAGGAG AGCCAGGTTCTTCAGGGAGCATTCTGGTTTACTGTTCTCCTCAATTTAAaacacatatacgtatatgtagcTCCAGCATTCATTGTGTGGTTGCTGAGAATGTACTGTTTCAAAAATAGACAATGTCTAGTTAGAATTTTAATACTTGGAAGTATCGTTATTCTAACTACAACATTGTCCTTTGGGCCATTCATAAGTCAATTACCAcag GTAATAACAAGATTGTTTCCGTTCAAAAGGGGCTTAGTCCACGCTTACTGGGCAGCTAATGCTTGGGCCCTTTACACAGGATGTGATAAAGTACTGTCAATAATTTGGAAGCAATTTGGTTGGTCGACAGCATCTGGTGCAGCCTCAATGACTGCTGGATTGGTTCAGGAGAACGTTTATGCTGTTCTACCTACTCCCACTCCTGTTGCAACTTTTGTAATAACGTTCACAATGATGCTT CCTAGCTTATGGGTCTTGTTTATTCGAAACAGTCACAAAACACCACAGCATTTTATAAGGTGTGTCGTTCTGTGCGGTCTAACATCGTTCATGTTTGGCTGGCATGTACATGAAAAAGCTATACTGACTGCGATTATTCCGTTATG TGCCTTGGCAACAATCGATGCAGGTGAtgccaaaatttttattattctgaGTGCAGCAGGACATACGGCTCTTCTACCGTTACTTCACCAAATTATCTTTGCTCCATTACGAATATTACTGCTTCTAACGTATACAAGCATCACTATAATAAGTCTCTTCAATCTGCATAATAAATCGTTGCTGAGTAATTACGAATGGCTCTATATGAGTTGGCTGCTATTTCTGCCAGTGTACGAAAACGTGCTGCACAAACTGCTGTTCGGTGACCGTCTACCATTCCTCCCCCTAGCCCTCACCTCGCTCTACTGTGCCGTCGGCGTTACTTACTCCTGGCTGTATTTAAACATAACATTTTTCCGAGATGGTAAATACACGACGGAAACTGCAGTGACACTGGATGGGAGTAAAAAGAAGATCAAAGTTTTGTAG
- the LOC107218511 gene encoding probable dolichyl pyrophosphate Glc1Man9GlcNAc2 alpha-1,3-glucosyltransferase isoform X2, whose amino-acid sequence MSSRKKNEESVKTVEPSEKEAKENTAAVEDPSNRSSRSFWFLCALIACVKLLLSPTYHSTDFEVHRNWLAITHSLPIKEWYVNAKSEWTLDYPPFFAWFEYFLSNFAKSVDPKMLNVNNLGYASVATKIFQRSTVIVTDFVYAYGVKELSQTLHQDEKSFATLIVLTLCNVGLLIVDHIHFQYNGFLLGVLMLSLSKVTRISKEVITRLFPFKRGLVHAYWAANAWALYTGCDKVLSIIWKQFGWSTASGAASMTAGLVQENVYAVLPTPTPVATFVITFTMMLPSLWVLFIRNSHKTPQHFIRCVVLCGLTSFMFGWHVHEKAILTAIIPLCALATIDAGDAKIFIILSAAGHTALLPLLHQIIFAPLRILLLLTYTSITIISLFNLHNKSLLSNYEWLYMSWLLFLPVYENVLHKLLFGDRLPFLPLALTSLYCAVGVTYSWLYLNITFFRDGKYTTETAVTLDGSKKKIKVL is encoded by the exons ATGTCGTCGCGGAAAAAGAACGAAGAATCTGTAAAAACTGTCGAACCTTCGGAAAAAGAGGCAAAGGAAAATACGGCAGCAGTGGAAGATCCTTCTAACAGATCAAGTCGGTCCTTTTGGTTTCTCTGCGCCTTGATAGCATGTGTCAAACTTCTTCTATCTCCCACATA TCACTCGACGGACTTTGAAGTGCACCGAAATTGGCTTGCAATAACTCACAGCTTGCCGATTAAAGAATGGTATGTCAATGCAAAATCCGAGTGGACCTTGGACTACCCGCCTTTTTTTGCCTGGTTCGAATACTTTCTCAGTAATTTTGCGAAGTCTGTTGATCCGAAAATGCTGAATGTGAACAATCTTGGGTATGCGTCTGTGgcaacaaaaatatttcaacgttCGACTGTCATTGTTACGGACTTTGTATATGCATATGGTGTTAAAGA ACTAAGCCAAACGCTTCACCAGGATGAAAAAAGCTTTGCCACGTTGATAGTTTTAACTTTGTGCAACGTTGGACTACTGATCGTTGATCACATTCATTTCCAGTACAATGGATTTCTGCTCGGTGTACTTATGTTGTCTTTGTCCAAAGTTACCAGGATTTCGAAGGAG GTAATAACAAGATTGTTTCCGTTCAAAAGGGGCTTAGTCCACGCTTACTGGGCAGCTAATGCTTGGGCCCTTTACACAGGATGTGATAAAGTACTGTCAATAATTTGGAAGCAATTTGGTTGGTCGACAGCATCTGGTGCAGCCTCAATGACTGCTGGATTGGTTCAGGAGAACGTTTATGCTGTTCTACCTACTCCCACTCCTGTTGCAACTTTTGTAATAACGTTCACAATGATGCTT CCTAGCTTATGGGTCTTGTTTATTCGAAACAGTCACAAAACACCACAGCATTTTATAAGGTGTGTCGTTCTGTGCGGTCTAACATCGTTCATGTTTGGCTGGCATGTACATGAAAAAGCTATACTGACTGCGATTATTCCGTTATG TGCCTTGGCAACAATCGATGCAGGTGAtgccaaaatttttattattctgaGTGCAGCAGGACATACGGCTCTTCTACCGTTACTTCACCAAATTATCTTTGCTCCATTACGAATATTACTGCTTCTAACGTATACAAGCATCACTATAATAAGTCTCTTCAATCTGCATAATAAATCGTTGCTGAGTAATTACGAATGGCTCTATATGAGTTGGCTGCTATTTCTGCCAGTGTACGAAAACGTGCTGCACAAACTGCTGTTCGGTGACCGTCTACCATTCCTCCCCCTAGCCCTCACCTCGCTCTACTGTGCCGTCGGCGTTACTTACTCCTGGCTGTATTTAAACATAACATTTTTCCGAGATGGTAAATACACGACGGAAACTGCAGTGACACTGGATGGGAGTAAAAAGAAGATCAAAGTTTTGTAG
- the LOC107218526 gene encoding synembryn-A, with translation MIQNMGVVKFDIFSGSSDELTQNLSQFIAEHETQRNFTELNENNLRNRIWTQLFDTLNNEEYKSTHQLCLSALRLLSRDKTDIDELVTESRIATLLRFAYLDNNLDNENVASNSETVVETLKVLCNLIYNSQQARTLVIQTSSCLSQTVQRLSKQRSELTHEGRLFHLRLLFLVTALCIHTRSKVKTELNAEVHLIEMLEETSEQLRNRPQSVLKVNDHAIACEVLKVLFNLYIRAEDEQMEEEKNEKLVSILYELLICETIENQDELISHAVNLLTVVPINSYSTLIPPVQSDNVKLVYHNMDMRAVSTLLKFLNKRLDSEIDLTENISPIATVLIRLARAQRLARKYIRLQILPPLKDVMKRPEEGITLRAKLCKQLTNPQTDLRDLVAELIFILCKESVARMVKYTGYGNAAGMFANKGLLGGRQPKTNYSSESEDSDTDEYIKYKEQINPITGCYESPKPNPLEGMSEERKEYEAVQLANLMDKLTREGIVQPCRIGEDGKPKPIEHVLELQNDSK, from the exons ATGATACAGAACATGGGAGTtgtgaaatttgatattttctcTGGGAGTTCCGATGAACTAACTCAAAATTTGAGTCAATTCATTGCTGAg CATGAAACACAGAGGAATTTTACCGAgcttaatgaaaataatctgaGAAACAGAATTTGGACACAGTTATTCGATACCCTCAATAACGAGGAGTATAAATCTACACATCAATTGTGTCTAAGTGCACTCAGATTACTCAG CCGAGATAAAACTGACATTGATGAGTTGGTGACAGAATCAAGAATAGCAACTCTATTAAGATTTGCCTACTTAGACAATAACCTTGACAATGAAAATGTTGCTTCCAATTCTGAAA CTGTCGTGGAAACTTTAAAAGTGCTATGTAATTTGATATACAACAGTCAACAGGCAAGGACCCTTGTGATACAAACATCATCTTGCCTCTCCCAAACAGTTCAACGATTGAGCAAGCAAAGAAGCGAACTGACACACGAAGGCAGACTGTTTCACCTTAGActactttttttagttaccgctctatgtatacatactaGAAGTAAAGTTAAAACTGAATTGAACGCAGAAGTCCATCTTATTGAGATGCTGGAAGAAACTTCTGAGCAGCTTAGAAATAGGCCACAATCTGTTCTCAAG GTCAATGATCATGCTATTGCGTGTGAAGttttgaaagttttattcAACCTTTACATACGAGCCGAAGATGAACAGatggaagaggaaaagaatgaaaaattagtatCTATTTTGTACGAGCTACTGATATGCGAAACTATTGAAAATCAGGATGAACTCATATC GCATGCTGTGAATTTGTTAACAGTAGTACCAATAAATTCGTATAGCACATTAATTCCACCCGTGCAGAGCGATAATGTGAAACTAGTCTATCACAACATGGATATGAGGGCAGTTTCTACgctattgaaatttttgaacaaacgTCTAGATTCTGAAATTGATCTGACAGAAAATATCTCACCAATTGCTACGGTTCTAATAAGACTCGCCAGAGCTCAACGGTTGGCTCGAAAGTACATTCGATTACAG ATACTTCCACCATTGAAAGATGTTATGAAACGACCTGAGGAAGGTATAACGCTTAGAGCAAAGTTGTGTAAGCAATTAACTAATCCACAAACAGACCTTAGAGATTTAGTGGCAGAGCTGATTTTTATACTTTGCAAAGAAAGTG TTGCTAGAATGGTAAAATACACGGGGTACGGAAATGCAGCTGGAATGTTCGCAAATAAAGGACTTCTCGGCGGTCGTCaaccaaaaacaaattattcatcCGAATCAGAGGACAGTGACACAGATGAATACATTAAATACAAGGAACA AATTAATCCAATAACTGGCTGTTACGAAAGTCCAAAGCCTAATCCTTTGGAAGGAATGAGTGAGGAACGAAAGGAATATGAGGCTGTTCAGCTTGCTAATCTAATGGATAAATTGACGAG ggAAGGAATTGTACAGCCATGTCGAATTGGAGAAGATGGCAAACCAAAGCCGATAGAACATGTTTTAGAGTTACAGAACGATTCTAAATAA
- the LOC107218518 gene encoding brain tumor protein: MASSAIAVPSGTAQLPTTGGSLGMEETDGSDIFGDRNGTYAAGSPGDALEEITCGAEDTRDQACSLCEGKLCSPRVLGCLHVFCEACLDKLLMDEAGDSKVGSVLSCPQCKQETRVGPKGAGSLMCDYVLTNILDMSAIENMAVLCTSCKTKESAVARCSDCANFLCPNCNTAHQFMRCFESHKVIAFEELKQSNEAIPIHKPIFCESHPAENMKFYCYTCQEPICNECLLVEHKAPDHQYERLTDAEPRQKEELCNLMTESKSRIAECDQASSQLDNALSELQAQHDQAKDLINETFQSYKAVLEKCRENALDTLEQLHSERELKIMDTFHSVEKTVEKIEDACRFTSRLLEHGDAVEILALRRVVGSQLLSLIKSTPKLNVTFSIEFQTDFNHFEKTVKESFGKFRTESTPTRTQEKAPSVTGVSVQQMAHNSMGCPSSITTSSPISLPASMQSSFEGEPSFVIPPTSSPQNVPPPPPPVSLPPGPIHGLTSIQEYNLQQLASLAEKVEMAGDSGVVGPSSNSSPTPSFTLAELFTGDLSSTSHAINNLQALAKLGNTLGNQDLGNTALNGGGGLVLGRGPSPSLVDNSSLGSLTANSILNGGFQSLSSSTSPILSRGPDDLIGDSMHNIPVAVGGTVGNVSGTGSGNYAHPRSSNPKLTPMQIRCKFGQLGPSKGQFNSPHGFCLGTDEDIVVADTNNHRIQVFEKIGTFKFQFGIPGKEEGQLWYPRKVAVMRNSGKFVVCDRGNERSRMQIFTKNGHFIKKIAIRYIDIVAGLAVTSQGQIVAVDSVSPTVFVISDTGELLRWFDCSDYMREPSDIAISGKEYFVCDFKGHCVVVFNEEGLFLRRIGCENITNFPNGIDVGDAGDVLIGDSHGNRFHVAVFTRDGSLVSEFECPYVKVSRCCGLKITSEGYIVTLAKNNHHVLVLNTLYIL; this comes from the exons ATGGCATCCTCCGCTATCGCTGTTCCCTCCGGAACAGCTCAGCTTCCGACCACCGGAGGGTCCTTAGGGATGGAGGAAACCGACGGAAGCGACATTTTTGGCGACAGGAATGGAACTTATGCTGCAGGAAGTCCTGGAGACGCTCTAGAGGAGATCACCTGCGGAGCCGAAGACACTAGGGACCAGGCATGTAGTCTCTGCGAGGGAAAATTGTGCTCTCCTAGAGTCCTGGGCTGTTTACACGTGTTCTGTGAAGCTTGTTTGGATAAACTTTTGATGGACGAAGCCGGGGACTCCAAAGTTGGTTCAGTTCTGAGCTGTCCTCAGTGCAAACAAGAAACTAGGGTTGGACCTAAGGGTGCTGGGTCACTCATGTGCGACTACGTTCTTACCAATATATTGGATATGTCCGCCATTGAGAACATGGCCGTGTTGTGCACGTCGTGCAAAACTAAGGAAAGCGCGGTCGCGCGATGCTCCGATTGCGCCAATTTTCTTTGCCCGAACTGTAATACTGCTCACCAATTTATGAGGTGCTTTGAAAGTCACAAGGTCATCGCTTTTGAAGAGCTTAAACAATCCAACGAAGCTATACCTATACATAAACCTATTTTTTGTGAGTCTCATCCTGccgaaaatatgaaattttactgCTACACGTGTCAG GAGCCAATATGCAACGAGTGCTTGCTGGTTGAACACAAGGCTCCGGATCACCAGTACGAGCGACTGACGGATGCAGAGCCGCGACAGAAAGAGGAACTCTGTAACTTGATGACTGAAAGCAAATCTAGAATTGCAGAATGCGATCAGGCCTCGTCTCAGTTGGACAATGCGCTTAGCGAGTTGCAAGCTCAACATGACCAGGCCAAAGATTTAATTAACGAGACTTTTCAAAGTTACAAGGCAGTTCTCGAAAAATGCCGGGAAAATGCTCTAGACACACTTGAACAACTACATTCCGAACGTGAGCTCAAGATAATGGATACTTTCCATAG CGTCGAGAAAACGGTTGAGAAAATAGAAGATGCTTGTCGTTTTACCTCAAGACTATTAGAGCATGGAGATGCAGTCGAGATTCTAGCTCTTCGAAGAGTAGTTGGTTCACAACTATTGAGCCTAATCAAAAGTACACCAAAGCTAAACGTCACGTTCTCTATTGAGTTTCAAACGGACTTTAACCACTTTGAAAAGACTGTCAAG GAATCCTTCGGTAAATTTCGCACGGAAAGTACGCCAACCAGGACTCAGGAAAAAGCTCCAAGCGTTACTGGAGTTTCCGTTCAACAGATGGCCCATAATTCAATGGGTTGTCCTAGTTCAATTACCACCAGTTCCCCCATTTCACTTCCTGCTTCTATGCAGTCATCCTTTGAAGGTGAACCATCATTCGTTATCCCCCCGACTTCCAGTCCCCAAAATGTACCGCCACCACCGCCTCCTGTCTCTCTTCCCCCAGGTCCAATTCACGGTCTCACTAGTATTCAAGAGTACAATCTTCAGCAACTTGCCAGTCTAGCTGAAAAAGTGGAGATGGCAGGTGACAGTGGCGTTGTAGGCCCCAGCTCAAATTCCAGCCCTACTCCGTCCTTCACATTGGCTGAATTGTTTACCGGGGACCTCAGCTCGACAAGTCATGCCATCAACAATCTTCAGGCTTTAGCCAAGCTTGGAAACACACTTGGTAATCAAG ATCTCGGTAACACTGCTTTGAACGGAGGTGGGGGCCTAGTTCTGGGCCGTGGTCCATCTCCTAGTTTGGTCGACAACTCTAGCCTAGGATCTTTGACTGCTAATAGTATTTTAAACGGAGGATTTCAATCACTCTCTTCTTCAACATCGCCAATACTTTCGCGGGGACCAG ATGATCTTATAGGAGACTCAATGCACAACATCCCCGTTGCTGTCGGTGGCACAGTAGGTAACGTTAGTGGTACTGGAAGTGGGAATTATGCTCACCCACGTTCCAGCAACCCAAAACTTACCCCTATGCAGATTAGGTGCAAATTTGGACAGCTAGGACCGAGTAAAGGACAATTTAACTCGCCTCATGGATTTTGTTTGGGGACAGACGAGGACATAGTAGTAGCTGATACCAATAACCACAGAATTCAG GTGTTCGAGAAGATTGGAACATTCAAATTCCAATTCGGTATCCCTGGAAAAGAAGAAGGTCAATTATGGTACCCACGAAAGGTCGCAGTGATGAGAAATAGTGGGAAGTTTGTTGTGTGCGACAGAGGTAACGAGCGCTCTAGGATGCAGATATTCACTAAAAATGGCCATTTCATCAAGAAAATAGCTATTCGATATATCGACATAGTAGCTGGACTCGCAGTCACTAGTCAAGGGCAGATTGTAGCTGTAGATAGCGTATCTCCGACAGTTTTTGTCATCAGTGACACTGGAGAACTTCTCCGGTGGTTTGACTGCAGCGATTATATGAGAGAGCCGAGTGATATTGCTATCAGTG GGAAGGAGTACTTCGTTTGCGATTTCAAAGGACATTGTGTAGTAGTTTTCAATGAAGAAGGTCTATTTTTACGCCGTATCGGTTGTGAGAACATAACAAACTTTCCAAACGGCATTGATGTTGGCGATGCCGGTGACGTGCTTATAGGTGATTCGCACGGTAACCGTTTTCATGTGGCTGTTTTCACAAGAGATGGTTCCCTTGTCTCAGAATTCGAGTGTCCGTACGTCAag GTCTCACGTTGTTGTGGACTCAAAATCACGTCAGAGGGATACATAGTCACCTTGGCCAAAAACAACCACCACGTACTTGTTCTCAACACCCTATACATATTATGA
- the LOC107218524 gene encoding immunoglobulin superfamily member 10 isoform X1, translating into MDWGAQIFMRYSLCLALVSFPLAMQEETTVSNGSTNCPAECICLSPTQVLCNTGGLVEIPTLQLPPTVEDLSLTKNDFPIIKSDAFSGLRGLRKLSLDGNNISSIKPFAFRGLNKMRELSIQHTPLGFIGQFSFAALQNVTLLFLAHNKIKYIEGYSFAGTSNIKLILLSNNPLHSIQSNAFSGLTNVDHLIFPSGIRVIEPDAFSGLQHVGLLKLTFMDLSSLMPFTFRGLSFVHVINIQESDLGVVRKDAFSGLSHVNNLNILKNKIDVIEQLYLTSDLAINVLRFHGNHILEAPRTGDTLLDINTISAIDNHFPCDCQIHDILESDFATNSTTEFQKHNYCISPIEYNGKLMSFVDSEIIAKCHDKVVKGNLDSGAEFTLSISIPFQITTILAFTTFL; encoded by the exons ATGGATTGGGGCGCGCAG ATATTTATGCGTTACTCGCTATGCCTGGCATTAGTGAGCTTTCCGCTCGCTATGCAAGAGGAGACGACGGTATCGAATGGATCGACGAACTGCCCTGCGGAATGCATCTGCCTATCACCGACCCAG GTGCTTTGCAACACAGGCGGCTTGGTGGAAATCCCTACCCTTCAATTACCGCCAACAGTCGAGGATCTTTCTCTTACCAAGAATGATTTTCCAATAATAAAAAGTGACGCTTTTTCTGGGCTTCGAGGTTTGCGTAAGCTGAGCTTGGATGGAAATAATATCTCTTCGATAAAGCCCTTTGCTTTTCGTGGTCTGAATAAGATGCGAGAACTGTCCATTCAGCACACCCCATTAGGATTTATAGGTCAATTTTCTTTTGCCGCCCTGCAAAATGTCacacttttatttttagcTCACAACAAGATAAAGTATATCGAAGGATATTCCTTTGCTGGAACTTCCAACATTAAATTAATTCTATTGAGTAATAATCCGCTGCACTCTATTCAGAGCAATGCGTTTTCTGGCCTGACTAACGtcgatcatttaatttttccgTCTGGTATTCGAGTCATTGAACCCGATGCGTTCAGCGGATTGCAACACGTTGGTTTACTCAAATTAACTTTTATGGATTTATCCAGTTTAATGCCGTTCACGTTCAGAGGGCTGAGCTTTGTTCATGTAATTAACATTCAGGAGAGTGATCTTGGCGTCGTAAGGAAAGATGCATTCTCTGGGCTGAGTCATGTAAATAAtctcaatattttgaaaaacaaaatcgatGTTATCGAACAGCTTTATTTAACATCTGATCTCGCTATCAATGTATTGAGATTCCATGGTAACCACATTTTAGAAGCACCTCGAACAGGTGACACTTTGTTGGACATTAATACTATAAGCGCGATCGACAATCACTTTCCATGCGATTGCCAGATACACGATATTCTGGAAAGTGATTTTGCCACCAATTCTACCACTGAATTCCAGAAACACAATTATTGCATTTCCCCAATTGAGTACAATGGTAAGTTAATGAGCTTCGTTGATTCAGAAATCATTGCAAAATGCCACGACAAAGTAGTTAAAGGTAATTTAGATTCTGGGGCGGAATTTACATTATCAATATCGATACCATTCCAAATTACGACGATACTAGCATTTACTACATTTTTATAG
- the LOC107218524 gene encoding immunoglobulin superfamily member 10 isoform X2, translated as MRYSLCLALVSFPLAMQEETTVSNGSTNCPAECICLSPTQVLCNTGGLVEIPTLQLPPTVEDLSLTKNDFPIIKSDAFSGLRGLRKLSLDGNNISSIKPFAFRGLNKMRELSIQHTPLGFIGQFSFAALQNVTLLFLAHNKIKYIEGYSFAGTSNIKLILLSNNPLHSIQSNAFSGLTNVDHLIFPSGIRVIEPDAFSGLQHVGLLKLTFMDLSSLMPFTFRGLSFVHVINIQESDLGVVRKDAFSGLSHVNNLNILKNKIDVIEQLYLTSDLAINVLRFHGNHILEAPRTGDTLLDINTISAIDNHFPCDCQIHDILESDFATNSTTEFQKHNYCISPIEYNGKLMSFVDSEIIAKCHDKVVKGNLDSGAEFTLSISIPFQITTILAFTTFL; from the exons ATGCGTTACTCGCTATGCCTGGCATTAGTGAGCTTTCCGCTCGCTATGCAAGAGGAGACGACGGTATCGAATGGATCGACGAACTGCCCTGCGGAATGCATCTGCCTATCACCGACCCAG GTGCTTTGCAACACAGGCGGCTTGGTGGAAATCCCTACCCTTCAATTACCGCCAACAGTCGAGGATCTTTCTCTTACCAAGAATGATTTTCCAATAATAAAAAGTGACGCTTTTTCTGGGCTTCGAGGTTTGCGTAAGCTGAGCTTGGATGGAAATAATATCTCTTCGATAAAGCCCTTTGCTTTTCGTGGTCTGAATAAGATGCGAGAACTGTCCATTCAGCACACCCCATTAGGATTTATAGGTCAATTTTCTTTTGCCGCCCTGCAAAATGTCacacttttatttttagcTCACAACAAGATAAAGTATATCGAAGGATATTCCTTTGCTGGAACTTCCAACATTAAATTAATTCTATTGAGTAATAATCCGCTGCACTCTATTCAGAGCAATGCGTTTTCTGGCCTGACTAACGtcgatcatttaatttttccgTCTGGTATTCGAGTCATTGAACCCGATGCGTTCAGCGGATTGCAACACGTTGGTTTACTCAAATTAACTTTTATGGATTTATCCAGTTTAATGCCGTTCACGTTCAGAGGGCTGAGCTTTGTTCATGTAATTAACATTCAGGAGAGTGATCTTGGCGTCGTAAGGAAAGATGCATTCTCTGGGCTGAGTCATGTAAATAAtctcaatattttgaaaaacaaaatcgatGTTATCGAACAGCTTTATTTAACATCTGATCTCGCTATCAATGTATTGAGATTCCATGGTAACCACATTTTAGAAGCACCTCGAACAGGTGACACTTTGTTGGACATTAATACTATAAGCGCGATCGACAATCACTTTCCATGCGATTGCCAGATACACGATATTCTGGAAAGTGATTTTGCCACCAATTCTACCACTGAATTCCAGAAACACAATTATTGCATTTCCCCAATTGAGTACAATGGTAAGTTAATGAGCTTCGTTGATTCAGAAATCATTGCAAAATGCCACGACAAAGTAGTTAAAGGTAATTTAGATTCTGGGGCGGAATTTACATTATCAATATCGATACCATTCCAAATTACGACGATACTAGCATTTACTACATTTTTATAG